The sequence below is a genomic window from Thioclava nitratireducens.
AGGTCATCCTCGCGCGCCAGCCGTCGAAGGAATTCGCGACGGTCGAGCAGATCGGCGGCACCGCCGTGTTCCTGTGCTCGGACGCGGCTGCGCAGATCACCGGGACCACGATCTCGGTCGATGGCGGCTGGACCGCGCTGTAACCTGAAAGACTGGCGGAGCGGTTTCGCTCCGCCTCTTCAATAGGGGCGCGACGAGGGCGTACGCTCATGCGCCTGACGATGGGCGATCACGGCCTCCAGCCGGTTCTTCACCCCGTATTTCTGCATGATATTGGTCATGTAGAACTTCACCGTCTTCTCGCTGATCGCGAGGCGCTTGGCGATTTCGCGGTTGGTCTTGCCGCGCTCCAACTCGCGCAGCACCTGCATCTCGCGGTGGGTCAGGCTCTCGCTCTCGGATTTTTCCTGCCCCGAAAGCGCCGCCTGCAGCAGCGCCGCCGCGAAGCTCGGCGAAACGAATGTGCCGCCGTGCAGGATCGCGTCGATTGCCGCCCGGAGTTCCGAGACGCCGACCCCTTTGAGAATGTAGCCCTTCGCCCCCGCGCTCATCGCTTCGATCGCGGTGGCGGGCTCATCGCAGGCGGTCAGCAGGATGCATTGCATGGACGGGTCGTGATCGATGATCTTGCGAAGCGCGTTCAACCCGCCGCCGGGCATGCTGAGATCGAGGATCATCACGTCGGGCCGTCGCGCCCGGGCAAGCTCGATCGCGTCGATGGCGGAACTGCCTTGATCGAGCACGTCGATATCGAGCGCGTCCTGCAGCACGGCGCACAGCCCCTGCCGGAAAATTGGATGGTCGTCTACAATACAAGCCGTCGTCGGCACAAAATCGGACATCGAAATACCCCTTGAACGATCCCGCGACCGCGTTCCCCAACGCGTGAAGGCCAAGCCATCCGGACTGTCGCGAAATCCGTCTTCCCCCCGGACGTCCAGAATGAAGAGGTCTTGAAGAAACACAATAAAGAAAGACGCTTATCATCTAGCCCCATCGGTGTATGGGCGTAGCTCCAAGGGTTTACCTTTGCGTCACTTTCAGCGGCGTTCCGGTTCGAGCGGGATACGGCAGATCACCTCCGATCCCTGCGGCTCAAGCAAGCGGAACTCGAGCGTGCCTCCCAGCGATTGCGCCCGGAATTGCATCCCCGGCAGACCAAGCCCGCCCTCGCGGTATTCGCGCTCCTGCGGGGGGGTGTGGCCGGGGGCCGCGCCGCTGTCGCTTATGCGCAGAACGAAATCGCCATCCTCTTGATAGGTTTTGATTTTCTGCGTCGAGCCTGGAGCGTGTCGCGCGGCATTGGCCAGCGC
It includes:
- a CDS encoding response regulator transcription factor; amino-acid sequence: MSDFVPTTACIVDDHPIFRQGLCAVLQDALDIDVLDQGSSAIDAIELARARRPDVMILDLSMPGGGLNALRKIIDHDPSMQCILLTACDEPATAIEAMSAGAKGYILKGVGVSELRAAIDAILHGGTFVSPSFAAALLQAALSGQEKSESESLTHREMQVLRELERGKTNREIAKRLAISEKTVKFYMTNIMQKYGVKNRLEAVIAHRQAHERTPSSRPY